A genomic segment from Sorangium aterium encodes:
- a CDS encoding protein kinase domain-containing protein, producing MTSGAAYTLTGVIHESTATTVYRGVRESDRSPVAIKRLKSERPLPVEIAKLKYEYAIARDLALPGVVRVYGIEKVGSSLALIMEDAGERPLNEIIGASKLKLEDALRIAISIADVLESIHRRGVTHMDVKPHNILVDAETLQAKLTDFGSATRLSQEAHKASRFASFEGTLAYMSPEQSGRLNVVIDRRTDLYSLGVTLYEMVTGVLPFRTTDLMDLVHSHIARTPPAPHTVSPAVPSAVSDIVMKLLAKSPDDRYQSAHGLKVDLEECSSQLSSKGKIEPFPAGRYDYVDELRAPQKLYGRETEVALLSDAWGRTRQGGSESVLVSGYSGIGKSVLVNELQKSVVRERGYFATGKFDQLNRTTPYAAVAHVYQELLRNIMAEPAEALAQWKSRLGEAVGSNGQLLIDLIPELELLIGPQPAVQALGPTESQARFQLTLHNFCRAFPSKDRPLVLFFDDLQWADAASLKFLQTIAAEARIAYMLMIGAYRDNEVDASHLFSVVLGELRTKAAGVSELSLKPLAFSDVNQLVADTLSCDPHRAEPLARLIFDKTRGNPFFMSQLMKSLHAEKLLSFDPTRFSWTWDVDRIHEAKASENVIELMVGKMRRLPERAQRVLSLAACVGHQFDLTTLAIVTRRSRQEAARELWGVLREGFILPVDAESRFFDIAMDGELAVAEDGSGEELNVSYRFLHDRVQQAAYALMDDADKQAAHLQIGRLMLEDSRRDQSEAELFDIVGHMNRGVALITDERERRTLSGLNLDAGKRAKMGAAYDAAVHYLEVGTSLLDQESWKREYELTFGLHAELAECRCLNGSFEAAEPLLDVLSAQAKSTLDRANICVLRMTFFVMTGQIGKVISQALEALGLFGIDIPEGVEERDAMLRKELAAMRAGLEGREIAELIDLPPAASAETQKILSLLGELATPANAVDPTLALLAVVKQINLSMKHGNSAMSAVGYVTYGSMLVNDLPQLRGNPRRHEEGYAFAKLGIELNEKFNDIRLTCKLLIYFAAILHFFEHLTVAIDYFGRAREAGLASGDPVFSSFCCMHIAAAKLNLGDELDALAEEIEQNLALVRRIGDLTTIHTLICAKQVVANLTGRTEGGHSLSGGSFDEAEFTRSIEGPEFGYVASWYSAFKLQLSYLHGDYAAARSFLAAAERQIAGWSSHAWATEIVFFGCLTLAASCDAAPAGEREQHMEALARLEAKLRRWAELSPSNYAHKSTLVAGEVARLSGRTRDAMMLYEKAIDGARANRFVRDEAIANELAAKLYEGEGLLRSARAFMTDAYHAYLLWGATAKVESLARVAPHLVPPDGGLLGPRSVTASSSRSSRAQTTSTTRLSTSILDVEAVIRAAQALAGEVVLESVVSRLMEIVIKNSGAQKGALILDREQHLLVEAVVTAEPSSLRAGLAIPLEGSDDVPVSIVQYVARTREPVILADATQEPRFASDPYVAACAPRSILCLPMVHQGRTKGIIYLENRLAPSTFKPARQELVRLLLSQAGTAVENALLYEHLEHRTAALQEAEQRLGVEFAGRERSERARLSLQEEIIRVQNDRLAELSTPLIPITDRIMVMPLIGMMDRARAQQALSTALHGVESNGAEVVILDITGVKLVDTDVASTLMSTAKALRMLGAQAVLTGIRPEVATTLTGLQIEFKEIVTRGTLQSGIAYALQRTGRPEALAKSAAR from the coding sequence ATGACAAGTGGGGCTGCTTACACATTGACGGGGGTCATCCACGAATCCACGGCGACGACGGTCTACCGGGGAGTTCGAGAGAGCGACCGCTCGCCGGTGGCGATCAAGCGGCTCAAGAGCGAGCGCCCGCTGCCGGTCGAGATCGCGAAGCTCAAGTACGAATACGCCATCGCCCGAGACCTCGCGCTGCCGGGCGTCGTGAGGGTCTATGGGATCGAGAAGGTGGGGAGCAGCCTCGCGCTCATCATGGAGGACGCGGGCGAGCGCCCGCTCAACGAGATCATCGGCGCGAGCAAGCTGAAGCTGGAGGACGCGCTCCGTATCGCGATCTCGATCGCCGACGTCCTGGAGTCGATCCATCGGAGAGGCGTCACGCACATGGACGTCAAGCCGCACAACATCCTCGTCGACGCGGAGACGTTGCAGGCCAAGCTGACGGATTTCGGCAGCGCGACGCGCCTATCGCAGGAAGCCCACAAAGCGAGCCGCTTCGCGTCCTTCGAGGGGACCCTGGCCTACATGTCGCCGGAGCAGAGCGGGCGGCTGAACGTCGTCATCGATCGCCGCACGGACCTCTACTCCCTGGGCGTCACCCTGTACGAGATGGTGACGGGCGTCCTCCCCTTCCGGACGACGGACCTCATGGACCTCGTGCACAGCCACATCGCGCGGACCCCGCCGGCGCCGCACACCGTGTCGCCCGCGGTGCCGAGCGCCGTGTCCGACATCGTGATGAAGCTGCTCGCCAAGAGCCCCGACGACAGGTACCAGAGCGCCCACGGGCTCAAGGTCGACCTGGAAGAGTGCTCGTCGCAGCTCTCCTCGAAGGGGAAGATCGAGCCGTTCCCCGCCGGCCGATACGACTACGTCGATGAGCTGCGGGCGCCTCAGAAGCTCTACGGCCGGGAGACCGAGGTCGCGCTCCTCTCCGACGCCTGGGGCCGCACGAGGCAGGGCGGCAGCGAGTCCGTCCTGGTCTCCGGCTACTCCGGGATCGGCAAGTCGGTCCTCGTGAACGAGCTCCAGAAGAGCGTCGTTCGCGAGAGAGGGTATTTCGCGACCGGCAAGTTCGACCAGCTCAACCGGACCACCCCGTACGCGGCCGTCGCGCACGTCTACCAGGAGCTCCTCCGCAACATCATGGCGGAGCCCGCCGAGGCGCTGGCGCAGTGGAAGAGCAGGCTGGGGGAGGCGGTCGGCTCGAACGGGCAGCTCCTCATCGACCTGATACCGGAGCTCGAGCTCCTCATCGGCCCTCAGCCGGCCGTCCAGGCGCTCGGCCCCACGGAGTCCCAGGCGCGGTTTCAGCTGACGCTCCACAACTTCTGCCGCGCCTTCCCCTCCAAGGATCGCCCCCTGGTCCTCTTCTTCGATGACCTGCAGTGGGCGGACGCGGCGTCGCTCAAGTTCCTTCAGACCATCGCGGCCGAAGCGCGCATCGCCTACATGCTCATGATCGGCGCGTACCGCGACAACGAGGTCGACGCGAGCCACCTGTTCTCCGTGGTCCTCGGGGAGCTCCGCACGAAGGCGGCGGGGGTGAGCGAGCTTTCGCTCAAGCCGCTCGCCTTCTCCGACGTGAACCAGCTCGTCGCCGACACGTTGAGCTGCGATCCTCATCGCGCGGAGCCCCTCGCGAGGCTCATCTTCGACAAGACCCGGGGCAACCCGTTCTTCATGAGCCAGCTCATGAAGAGCCTGCACGCAGAGAAGCTCCTCTCGTTCGACCCCACCCGCTTCTCGTGGACATGGGACGTCGATCGCATCCACGAGGCGAAGGCCTCGGAGAACGTGATCGAGCTCATGGTGGGCAAGATGCGCCGGCTGCCCGAGCGCGCCCAGCGCGTCCTCTCCCTCGCGGCGTGCGTCGGCCACCAGTTCGATCTGACGACGCTGGCGATCGTCACGAGGCGGTCTCGCCAGGAAGCGGCCCGCGAGCTCTGGGGCGTGCTCCGCGAGGGGTTCATCCTCCCCGTGGACGCGGAGTCCAGGTTCTTCGATATCGCGATGGACGGTGAGCTCGCCGTCGCCGAGGACGGCTCCGGCGAGGAGCTCAACGTCTCTTACAGGTTCTTGCACGATCGCGTGCAGCAGGCCGCCTACGCGCTCATGGACGACGCGGACAAGCAGGCGGCGCACCTCCAGATCGGGCGGCTGATGCTGGAGGACAGCAGGCGAGATCAGTCCGAGGCCGAGCTGTTCGACATCGTGGGCCACATGAACAGGGGCGTCGCCCTGATCACGGACGAGCGCGAGAGGCGGACGCTCTCGGGGCTGAACCTCGACGCAGGCAAGCGGGCGAAGATGGGGGCCGCCTATGACGCCGCGGTCCATTACCTCGAGGTCGGGACATCGCTGCTCGATCAGGAGAGCTGGAAGCGCGAGTACGAGCTCACGTTCGGGCTCCACGCCGAGCTCGCGGAGTGCAGGTGTCTGAACGGCAGCTTCGAGGCGGCCGAGCCGCTGCTCGACGTCCTCTCTGCCCAGGCGAAGAGCACGCTGGATCGCGCGAACATCTGCGTCCTGCGCATGACCTTCTTCGTGATGACCGGCCAGATCGGCAAGGTGATCAGCCAGGCGCTGGAGGCGCTCGGCCTCTTCGGGATCGACATCCCCGAGGGGGTCGAGGAGCGCGACGCGATGCTGCGCAAAGAGCTCGCCGCCATGCGCGCGGGCCTGGAGGGGCGCGAGATCGCCGAGCTCATCGACCTGCCGCCGGCCGCCAGCGCGGAGACACAGAAGATCCTGAGCCTCCTGGGCGAGCTGGCGACGCCGGCGAACGCCGTGGATCCCACGCTCGCGCTGCTCGCGGTGGTCAAGCAGATCAACCTGTCGATGAAGCACGGGAACTCGGCCATGTCCGCCGTGGGGTACGTCACGTACGGCAGCATGCTGGTGAACGACCTACCCCAGCTCCGAGGCAACCCGCGGCGGCACGAGGAGGGATACGCGTTCGCGAAGCTAGGGATCGAGCTCAACGAGAAGTTCAACGACATCCGCCTCACCTGCAAGCTCCTGATCTACTTCGCGGCGATACTCCATTTCTTCGAGCACCTCACGGTGGCGATCGACTATTTCGGGCGCGCCCGCGAGGCCGGGCTGGCGAGCGGCGACCCGGTCTTCTCGTCGTTTTGCTGCATGCATATCGCGGCGGCGAAGCTGAACCTCGGTGACGAGCTGGACGCGCTCGCGGAAGAGATCGAGCAGAACCTCGCGCTCGTGCGGCGGATCGGCGATCTGACCACGATCCACACGCTGATCTGCGCGAAGCAGGTGGTCGCGAACCTCACGGGCCGAACCGAAGGGGGGCACTCCCTGAGCGGCGGCTCGTTCGACGAGGCCGAGTTCACGAGGTCGATCGAGGGGCCGGAGTTCGGCTATGTGGCCAGCTGGTACAGCGCCTTCAAGCTTCAGCTGAGCTACCTTCACGGGGACTACGCGGCCGCGCGCTCGTTCCTGGCCGCGGCCGAGCGGCAGATCGCGGGGTGGTCGAGCCACGCCTGGGCGACGGAGATCGTGTTCTTCGGCTGCTTGACGCTCGCGGCGTCGTGCGACGCGGCGCCGGCCGGCGAGCGGGAGCAGCACATGGAGGCGCTCGCGAGGCTCGAGGCGAAGCTGCGCCGCTGGGCGGAGCTGAGCCCGTCCAACTACGCCCACAAGAGCACCCTCGTGGCGGGCGAGGTGGCGCGCCTCTCGGGGCGGACGCGGGACGCCATGATGCTTTACGAGAAGGCGATCGACGGGGCGAGGGCGAACCGGTTCGTGCGCGACGAGGCGATCGCGAACGAGCTCGCGGCGAAGCTGTACGAGGGCGAGGGGCTGCTCCGGAGCGCTCGCGCCTTCATGACGGACGCGTACCACGCGTACCTCTTGTGGGGCGCGACAGCCAAGGTGGAGAGCCTGGCGCGGGTCGCGCCCCACCTCGTGCCTCCCGACGGAGGGCTCCTCGGGCCGCGCAGCGTGACCGCGTCGTCATCGCGCTCCAGCCGGGCCCAGACCACGTCGACGACGCGGCTCAGCACGAGCATCCTCGACGTGGAAGCGGTCATCCGGGCCGCGCAGGCGCTCGCGGGCGAGGTCGTCCTGGAGAGCGTCGTGAGCCGGCTGATGGAGATCGTCATCAAGAACTCCGGCGCGCAGAAGGGCGCCCTCATCCTCGATCGCGAGCAGCACCTGCTCGTCGAGGCGGTCGTCACGGCGGAGCCGAGCTCGCTCCGGGCAGGCCTGGCCATCCCGCTCGAGGGGAGCGACGACGTGCCGGTCTCCATCGTGCAGTACGTCGCGAGGACGAGGGAGCCCGTGATCCTGGCGGACGCGACGCAGGAGCCCCGGTTCGCGAGCGACCCGTACGTCGCCGCGTGCGCCCCGAGGTCGATCCTGTGCCTGCCCATGGTCCACCAGGGCCGGACCAAGGGGATCATCTACCTGGAGAACCGGCTCGCCCCGAGCACCTTCAAGCCGGCGCGGCAGGAGCTCGTCAGGCTCCTCTTGTCCCAGGCCGGGACGGCCGTGGAGAACGCGCTGCTCTACGAGCACCTGGAGCACCGCACGGCGGCGCTCCAGGAGGCCGAGCAGCGGCTCGGGGTCGAGTTCGCCGGGCGAGAGCGGAGCGAGCGGGCGCGCCTGTCGCTGCAGGAAGAGATCATCCGGGTGCAGAACGATCGGCTCGCGGAGCTGTCCACCCCCCTCATCCCGATCACCGACCGGATCATGGTCATGCCGCTGATCGGGATGATGGACCGCGCGCGGGCCCAGCAGGCGCTCAGCACCGCGCTGCACGGGGTCGAATCGAACGGCGCCGAGGTCGTGATCCTCGACATCACCGGCGTGAAGCTCGTCGACACCGACGTCGCGAGCACGCTGATGTCCACCGCGAAGGCCCTCCGGATGCTCGGGGCGCAGGCGGTGCTCACCGGCATCCGCCCCGAGGTCGCGACGACCCTCACGGGCCTGCAGATCGAGTTCAAGGAGATCGTGACGCGGGGGACGCTCCAGAGCGGCATCGCGTACGCGCTGCAGAGGACGGGGAGGCCCGAGGCCCTCGCGAAGAGCGCTGCGCGCTGA